The Oryzias melastigma strain HK-1 linkage group LG13, ASM292280v2, whole genome shotgun sequence genome window below encodes:
- the LOC112136422 gene encoding T-cell surface glycoprotein CD3 epsilon chain isoform X1 produces MMGVQIVLVVLILCAVTLGAQGDSKGDVQFKQNTVTLTCPEGYTKRGPGLKNDDNNTYTFEYKKPVKYYCESGSKKYFFYVKGKGCDNCFELEGWLLAAAIVGDVVMTTILIMIIYKCNKKKTTDEPAQTIFPSAPPANYPPGPRGRHAPSQTYEPLNPQTRHDGVYSKVQRTG; encoded by the exons ATGATGGGAGTTCAGATCGTGCTGGTTGTTCTCATCCTGTGTGCCGTCACCCTGGGAGCCCAAGGAG ACTCTAAGGGGGATGTACAATTCAAACAAAATACCGTCACACTGACCTGTCCAGAAGGATATACAAAACGGGGACCTGGATTGAAAAATGATGACAATAACACTTATACTTTTGAGTATAAAAAACCTGTCAAATATTACTGTGAAAGTGGtagtaaaaaatactttttttatgtaaaaggcAAAG GATGTGACAACTGCTTTGAGCTGGAGGGATGGCTGTTGGCGGCGGCCATCGTTGGAGACGTTGTTATGACGACGATTCTGATAATGATCATCTACAAATGCAACAAGAAGAAGACCACGGATGAACCTGCTCAAACAATCTTTC CATCTGCTCCTCCAGCTAACTATCCTCCAGGACCTCGAGGTCGACATGCCCCAAGCCAAACCTATGAA CCACTGAACCCTCAGACTCGCCACGACGGTGTTTACTCCAAAGTGCAAAGAACGGGATAA
- the LOC112136422 gene encoding uncharacterized protein LOC112136422 isoform X2 has protein sequence MMGVQIVLVVLILCAVTLGAQGGCDNCFELEGWLLAAAIVGDVVMTTILIMIIYKCNKKKTTDEPAQTIFPSAPPANYPPGPRGRHAPSQTYEPLNPQTRHDGVYSKVQRTG, from the exons ATGATGGGAGTTCAGATCGTGCTGGTTGTTCTCATCCTGTGTGCCGTCACCCTGGGAGCCCAAGGAG GATGTGACAACTGCTTTGAGCTGGAGGGATGGCTGTTGGCGGCGGCCATCGTTGGAGACGTTGTTATGACGACGATTCTGATAATGATCATCTACAAATGCAACAAGAAGAAGACCACGGATGAACCTGCTCAAACAATCTTTC CATCTGCTCCTCCAGCTAACTATCCTCCAGGACCTCGAGGTCGACATGCCCCAAGCCAAACCTATGAA CCACTGAACCCTCAGACTCGCCACGACGGTGTTTACTCCAAAGTGCAAAGAACGGGATAA
- the LOC112136420 gene encoding T-cell surface glycoprotein CD3 gamma chain isoform X2 — MTFRLLLLLTLAALVHCDSGSDIIVEEHSNKIKLTCKDGTMWKNIKNSNDDSNRTMELVYRDENSGEYECVPASNTINTGSKIYVKFRTCDNCVEFDMTSIASILVGNLVATTGIGVAVYLVASQTRTSQSSSNKKKRSDKQNLVQNEQSAAESNYQPLKHVRKDEYDLLQNTRPR; from the exons atgacatttcggctgctgctgctgttgactCTGGCAG CTCTGGTCCACTGCGactctg gttctgATATAATAGTGGAGGAACActcaaataaaattaagctgACTTGTAAAGACGGTACCATgtggaaaaatatcaaaaatagcAACGATGATTCAAATAGAACTATGGAATTGGTCTACAGAGATGAAAATTCGGGGGAGTATGAATGTGTGCCAGCAAGCAATACCATTAACACAGGGTCAAAGATTTATGTGAAATTCCGGA CCTGCGACAACTGTGTGGAGTTCGACATGACCTCCATTGCCAGCATCCTGGTTGGAAACTTGGTGGCGACCACTGGGATAGGAGTGGCCGTGTATCTGGTCGCCTCCCAGACTCGGACGAGTCAAAGCTCCtcgaataagaaaaaaa GATCTGATAAACAGAACCTCGTTCAAAACGAACAAAGTGCTGCTGAGTCCAATTACCAG CCTCTGAAACACGTGAGAAAAGACGAGTACGACCTCCTTCAAAACACTAGACCCAGATAG
- the LOC112136420 gene encoding T-cell surface glycoprotein CD3 delta chain isoform X1 — protein MTFRLLLLLTLAALVHCDSGSDIIVEEHSNKIKLTCKDGTMWKNIKNSNDDSNRTMELVYRDENSGEYECVPASNTINTGSKIYVKFRTCDNCVEFDMTSIASILVGNLVATTGIGVAVYLVASQTRTSQSSSNKKKSNTCSHTHLRFSRISQPCLEILTHKFKDSLFNQNTKYLFF, from the exons atgacatttcggctgctgctgctgttgactCTGGCAG CTCTGGTCCACTGCGactctg gttctgATATAATAGTGGAGGAACActcaaataaaattaagctgACTTGTAAAGACGGTACCATgtggaaaaatatcaaaaatagcAACGATGATTCAAATAGAACTATGGAATTGGTCTACAGAGATGAAAATTCGGGGGAGTATGAATGTGTGCCAGCAAGCAATACCATTAACACAGGGTCAAAGATTTATGTGAAATTCCGGA CCTGCGACAACTGTGTGGAGTTCGACATGACCTCCATTGCCAGCATCCTGGTTGGAAACTTGGTGGCGACCACTGGGATAGGAGTGGCCGTGTATCTGGTCGCCTCCCAGACTCGGACGAGTCAAAGCTCCtcgaataagaaaaaaagtaacacCTGCTCACACACTCACCTGCGTTTCAGTCGCATCTCCCAGCCTTGTTTGGAAATTCTTACACATAAATTTAAAGACagtttatttaatcaaaatactaaatatctatttttttaa
- the LOC112136421 gene encoding transmembrane protein 25 isoform X1, protein MRRASPATWTSGSAVVFFNTLALSWTDFVALTGATESVPKINGQHEAAVTLQENTTLKFNCQTDGWDPRAPPLLTWYLNGVQQKEPPSHRGRLTPMSKKDSKVIRPGTHQNSTFSLRARKWDRELVCVALNPSTGQSYNATITLNVQFQPEILRVNAHYTETSDPGLSLVLFALVRSNPPATISFVDQLGQPVANTSDLLTLDARRYPWLNNHTLRVRLSSLSGNISLNASNSVGAVQSNLTLAEFLQSRVEVPMLGIVTGGAMAFMALLILSLIVLCLMQKNKTKSFDEPVEIVMTTKSDSANLKIGRSNKTHIPRENMSLPSNMQLNDLSTLRRARQAALQNRVGERDEEEEEDLSLAYAARGFARYPMVGYIYKVNSTSSEEIWL, encoded by the exons ATGAGGAGAGCTTCTCCAGCGACGTGGACGTCGGGCTCTGCGGTCGTGTTCTTCAACACGCTGGCTCTGTCCTGGACAG ATTTCGTTGCACTCACAGGTGCAACCGAGTCGGTTCCTAAAATCAACGGCCAGCACGAGGCGGCCGTGACGCTGCAGGAGAACACCACGCTGAAGTTCAACTGTCAGACCGACGGCTGGGACCCCCGCGCCCCTCCGCTGCTGACCTGGTATCTGAACGGGGtgcagcagaaagagccgcCGTCGCACAGGGGTCGTCTGACCCCAATGTCCAAGAAGGACTCGAAGGTCATCCGACCCGGGACCCATCAGAACAGCACCTTCTCTCTGCGGGCCAGAAAGTGGGACAGGGAGCTGGTATGCGTGGCGTTGAACCCCAGCACGGGACAGAGCTACAATGCAACCATCACACTCAACGTCCAGT tcCAGCCGGAGATCCTCAGGGTGAACGCTCACTACACTGAAACCTCAGACCCGGGCCTCTCCCTGGTCCTCTTTGCCTTGGTTCGGTCCAACCCGCCAGCCACCATTTCCTTTGTGGACCAGCTGGGCCAGCCTGTGGCCAACACCTCCGACCTGCTGACTCTGGACGCACGCAGATACCCCTGGCTGAACAACCACACTCTGAGGGTCCGACTCAGCAGCCTATCAGGGAACATCTCACTGAACGCCAGCAACAGCGTGGGAGCGGTGCAGAGCAACCTGACTCTGGCAG AGTTCCTGCAGTCCCGTGTGGAGGTGCCCATGCTGGGAATCGTGACCGGAGGAGCCATGGCCTTCATGGCCCTTCTCATCCTCAGCCTGATAGTTCTCTGCCtcatgcaaaaaaacaagacCAAGTCTTTTG aTGAACCCGTTGAGATTGTAATGACAACCAAAAG TGACTCTGCAAATCTGAAGATAGGCAGATCAAACAAGACCCACATCCCCAGAGAGAACATGTCTCTGCCTTCAAACATGCAGCTTAATGACCTCAGCACTTTACGGAGAG CCCGCCAGGCAGCTCTGCAGAACAGAGTGGGAGagagagatgaagaggaggaggaagatctGTCATTAGCCTATGCAGCAAGAG GTTTTGCCAGGTATCCCATGGTGGGCTACATCTACAAAGTGAACAGCACAAGCAGTGAGGAGATCTGGCTCTGA
- the LOC112136421 gene encoding transmembrane protein 25 isoform X2 has product MRRASPATWTSGSAVVFFNTLALSWTGATESVPKINGQHEAAVTLQENTTLKFNCQTDGWDPRAPPLLTWYLNGVQQKEPPSHRGRLTPMSKKDSKVIRPGTHQNSTFSLRARKWDRELVCVALNPSTGQSYNATITLNVQFQPEILRVNAHYTETSDPGLSLVLFALVRSNPPATISFVDQLGQPVANTSDLLTLDARRYPWLNNHTLRVRLSSLSGNISLNASNSVGAVQSNLTLAEFLQSRVEVPMLGIVTGGAMAFMALLILSLIVLCLMQKNKTKSFDEPVEIVMTTKSDSANLKIGRSNKTHIPRENMSLPSNMQLNDLSTLRRARQAALQNRVGERDEEEEEDLSLAYAARGFARYPMVGYIYKVNSTSSEEIWL; this is encoded by the exons ATGAGGAGAGCTTCTCCAGCGACGTGGACGTCGGGCTCTGCGGTCGTGTTCTTCAACACGCTGGCTCTGTCCTGGACAG GTGCAACCGAGTCGGTTCCTAAAATCAACGGCCAGCACGAGGCGGCCGTGACGCTGCAGGAGAACACCACGCTGAAGTTCAACTGTCAGACCGACGGCTGGGACCCCCGCGCCCCTCCGCTGCTGACCTGGTATCTGAACGGGGtgcagcagaaagagccgcCGTCGCACAGGGGTCGTCTGACCCCAATGTCCAAGAAGGACTCGAAGGTCATCCGACCCGGGACCCATCAGAACAGCACCTTCTCTCTGCGGGCCAGAAAGTGGGACAGGGAGCTGGTATGCGTGGCGTTGAACCCCAGCACGGGACAGAGCTACAATGCAACCATCACACTCAACGTCCAGT tcCAGCCGGAGATCCTCAGGGTGAACGCTCACTACACTGAAACCTCAGACCCGGGCCTCTCCCTGGTCCTCTTTGCCTTGGTTCGGTCCAACCCGCCAGCCACCATTTCCTTTGTGGACCAGCTGGGCCAGCCTGTGGCCAACACCTCCGACCTGCTGACTCTGGACGCACGCAGATACCCCTGGCTGAACAACCACACTCTGAGGGTCCGACTCAGCAGCCTATCAGGGAACATCTCACTGAACGCCAGCAACAGCGTGGGAGCGGTGCAGAGCAACCTGACTCTGGCAG AGTTCCTGCAGTCCCGTGTGGAGGTGCCCATGCTGGGAATCGTGACCGGAGGAGCCATGGCCTTCATGGCCCTTCTCATCCTCAGCCTGATAGTTCTCTGCCtcatgcaaaaaaacaagacCAAGTCTTTTG aTGAACCCGTTGAGATTGTAATGACAACCAAAAG TGACTCTGCAAATCTGAAGATAGGCAGATCAAACAAGACCCACATCCCCAGAGAGAACATGTCTCTGCCTTCAAACATGCAGCTTAATGACCTCAGCACTTTACGGAGAG CCCGCCAGGCAGCTCTGCAGAACAGAGTGGGAGagagagatgaagaggaggaggaagatctGTCATTAGCCTATGCAGCAAGAG GTTTTGCCAGGTATCCCATGGTGGGCTACATCTACAAAGTGAACAGCACAAGCAGTGAGGAGATCTGGCTCTGA